The following proteins come from a genomic window of Macaca thibetana thibetana isolate TM-01 chromosome 15, ASM2454274v1, whole genome shotgun sequence:
- the PRXL2C gene encoding peroxiredoxin-like 2C isoform X1: MAAPAPVTRQVSGGTAPVPAPSGPDRGQPLAAAVAELPVLDARGQRVPFGALFRERRAVVVFVRHFLCYICKEYVEDLAKIPKSFLQEANVTLIVIGQSSYHHIEPFCRLTGYSHEIYVDPEREIYKRLGMKRGEEIASSGQSPHVKSNLLSGSLQSLWRAVTGPLFDFQGDPAQQGGILILGPGNNIHFIHRDRNRLDHKPINSVLQLVGVQHVNFTNRPSVIHV; the protein is encoded by the exons ATGGCCGCGCCCGCCCCGGTCACGCGGCAGGTTAGCGGCGGCACCGCCCCGGTCCCGGCCCCGAGCGGCCCCGACCGTGGGCAGCCCCTGGCGGCCGCCGTGGCCGAGCTGCCGGTGCTGGACGCCCGCGGGCAGCGGGTACCTTTCGGCGCGCTGTTCCGGGAGCGCCGCGCCGTGGTGGTCTTCGTGCGG CATTTCCTGTGTTACATCTGCAAGGAATACGTAGAGGACCTGGCCAAAATCCCCAAGAGTTTCTTACAA gaAGCAAATGTCACCCTTATAGTGATTGGACAGTCATCCTACCATCATATTGAG cctttttgcagaCTGACTGGATATTCTCATGAAATCTATGTCGATCctgagagagaaatttataaaagATTGGGAATGAAAAGAGGTGAAGAAATTGCCTCCTCAG GACAGAGCCCGCACGTAAAATCAAATCTACTCTCAGGAAGCCTTCAGAGCCTGTGGCGGGCAGTGACTGGCCCGCTCTTTGATTTTCAAGGAGACCCAGCTCAGCAAGGTGGAATCCTCATTTTAGGTCCAG GTAACAACATCCATTTTATACACCGTGATAGGAATAGGTTGGATCACAAACCTATCAACTCTGTTTTACAGCTTGTAGGAGTTCAGCATGTGAACTTTACAAACAGACCTTCAGTTATCCATGTGTGA
- the PRXL2C gene encoding peroxiredoxin-like 2C isoform X3, with protein MAAPAPVTRQVSGGTAPVPAPSGPDRGQPLAAAVAELPVLDARGQRVPFGALFRERRAVVVFVRHFLCYICKEYVEDLAKIPKSFLQEANVTLIVIGQSSYHHIEPFCRLTGYSHEIYVDPEREIYKRLGMKRGEEIASSGNNIHFIHRDRNRLDHKPINSVLQLVGVQHVNFTNRPSVIHV; from the exons ATGGCCGCGCCCGCCCCGGTCACGCGGCAGGTTAGCGGCGGCACCGCCCCGGTCCCGGCCCCGAGCGGCCCCGACCGTGGGCAGCCCCTGGCGGCCGCCGTGGCCGAGCTGCCGGTGCTGGACGCCCGCGGGCAGCGGGTACCTTTCGGCGCGCTGTTCCGGGAGCGCCGCGCCGTGGTGGTCTTCGTGCGG CATTTCCTGTGTTACATCTGCAAGGAATACGTAGAGGACCTGGCCAAAATCCCCAAGAGTTTCTTACAA gaAGCAAATGTCACCCTTATAGTGATTGGACAGTCATCCTACCATCATATTGAG cctttttgcagaCTGACTGGATATTCTCATGAAATCTATGTCGATCctgagagagaaatttataaaagATTGGGAATGAAAAGAGGTGAAGAAATTGCCTCCTCAG GTAACAACATCCATTTTATACACCGTGATAGGAATAGGTTGGATCACAAACCTATCAACTCTGTTTTACAGCTTGTAGGAGTTCAGCATGTGAACTTTACAAACAGACCTTCAGTTATCCATGTGTGA
- the PRXL2C gene encoding peroxiredoxin-like 2C isoform X2, which translates to MAAPAPVTRQVSGGTAPVPAPSGPDRGQPLAAAVAELPVLDARGQRVPFGALFRERRAVVVFVRHFLCYICKEYVEDLAKIPKSFLQEANVTLIVIGQSSYHHIEPFCRLTGYSHEIYVDPEREIYKRLGMKRGEEIASSGQSPHVKSNLLSGSLQSLWRAVTGPLFDFQGDPAQQGGILILGPGLILEPLLGYGYNTDSLLNQYLGVDFLK; encoded by the exons ATGGCCGCGCCCGCCCCGGTCACGCGGCAGGTTAGCGGCGGCACCGCCCCGGTCCCGGCCCCGAGCGGCCCCGACCGTGGGCAGCCCCTGGCGGCCGCCGTGGCCGAGCTGCCGGTGCTGGACGCCCGCGGGCAGCGGGTACCTTTCGGCGCGCTGTTCCGGGAGCGCCGCGCCGTGGTGGTCTTCGTGCGG CATTTCCTGTGTTACATCTGCAAGGAATACGTAGAGGACCTGGCCAAAATCCCCAAGAGTTTCTTACAA gaAGCAAATGTCACCCTTATAGTGATTGGACAGTCATCCTACCATCATATTGAG cctttttgcagaCTGACTGGATATTCTCATGAAATCTATGTCGATCctgagagagaaatttataaaagATTGGGAATGAAAAGAGGTGAAGAAATTGCCTCCTCAG GACAGAGCCCGCACGTAAAATCAAATCTACTCTCAGGAAGCCTTCAGAGCCTGTGGCGGGCAGTGACTGGCCCGCTCTTTGATTTTCAAGGAGACCCAGCTCAGCAAGGTGGAATCCTCATTTTAGGTCCAG GCCTTATTTTGGAGCCTCTTTTGGGCTATGGTTATAATACAGATAGCCTGTTAAATCAGTATTTGGGAGTGGATTTTTTGAA GTAA